One window of the Prionailurus bengalensis isolate Pbe53 chromosome E1, Fcat_Pben_1.1_paternal_pri, whole genome shotgun sequence genome contains the following:
- the LOC122485547 gene encoding keratin-associated protein 9-1-like isoform X2 produces MTHSCCSSCCQPTCCRTTCCRTTCCQPTCCGSSGWGSSCCQPCCRPACCHTTCCRTTCCQPCCCGSSGCGHNCDGSSGCGSSCCQPCCRPACCHTTCCQPSCCGSSGCGHNCGGSSGCGSSCCQPCCCPTCCHTTCCRTTCCQPSCWSGSCCQPSCC; encoded by the exons ATGACCCACTCGTGCTGCTCCTCTTGCTGCCAGCCTACGTGCTGCAGGACCACCTGCTGCCggaccacctgctgccagcccacATGCTGTGGGTCCAGCGGCTGGGggtccagctgctgccagccttgctgccgCCCAGCTTGCTGTCACACCACCTGCTGCCGGACCACCTGTTGCCAGCCCTGCTGCTGTGGGTCCAGCGGCTGTGGACACAACTGTGATGGGTCTAGCGGCTGTGGGTCGAGTtgctgccagccttgctgccgCCCAGCTTGCTGTCACaccacctgctgccagcccagctgctgTGGGTCCAGCGGCTGTGGACACAACTGCGGTGGGTCTAGCGGCTGTGGGTCgagctgctgccagccttgctgctGCCCAACTTGCTGTCATACCACCTGCTGCCggaccacctgctgccagcccagctgct GGTCTGGATCCTGCTGCCAGCCTTCCTGCTGCTGA
- the LOC122485547 gene encoding keratin-associated protein 9-9-like isoform X1 has product MTHSCCSSCCQPTCCRTTCCRTTCCQPTCCGSSGWGSSCCQPCCRPACCHTTCCRTTCCQPCCCGSSGCGHNCDGSSGCGSSCCQPCCRPACCHTTCCQPSCCGSSGCGHNCGGSSGCGSSCCQPCCCPTCCHTTCCRTTCCQPSCCGSSGCGSSGCGQNCCGSHCCQPVCCTPVYCTRTCYHPTCCCLPGCLAQGSGSCCQPSCC; this is encoded by the coding sequence ATGACCCACTCGTGCTGCTCCTCTTGCTGCCAGCCTACGTGCTGCAGGACCACCTGCTGCCggaccacctgctgccagcccacATGCTGTGGGTCCAGCGGCTGGGggtccagctgctgccagccttgctgccgCCCAGCTTGCTGTCACACCACCTGCTGCCGGACCACCTGTTGCCAGCCCTGCTGCTGTGGGTCCAGCGGCTGTGGACACAACTGTGATGGGTCTAGCGGCTGTGGGTCGAGTtgctgccagccttgctgccgCCCAGCTTGCTGTCACaccacctgctgccagcccagctgctgTGGGTCCAGCGGCTGTGGACACAACTGCGGTGGGTCTAGCGGCTGTGGGTCgagctgctgccagccttgctgctGCCCAACTTGCTGTCATACCACCTGCTGCCggaccacctgctgccagcccagctgctgTGGGTCCAGCGGCTGTGGGTCCAGCGGCTGTGGACAAAACTGCTGTGGGTCCCACTGCTGCCAGCCAGTTTGCTGTACCCCCGTGTACTGCACGAGAACCTGCTACCACCCCACCTGCTGCTGCCTGCCTGGATGCCTAGCCCAAGGGTCTGGATCCTGCTGCCAGCCTTCCTGCTGCTGA